In Carya illinoinensis cultivar Pawnee chromosome 9, C.illinoinensisPawnee_v1, whole genome shotgun sequence, the following are encoded in one genomic region:
- the LOC122275281 gene encoding NDR1/HIN1-like protein 3 — translation MAEKPSHLNGAYSGPSVPPPKRYYRHKASDDEGCGCLLSFLFNLVLFAGLAVLVFWLIFHPNKVKFHVTDASLTQFNLNTNNSTTTLPYYNLAVDITVRNPNEKIGIYYDSIEAGAYFEDQKFGSATLTPFYQGHKNTTVLNPAFKGQQVVLLGADELSKLNSEKSAAGVFDIEVKLYLGIRFKVGTVNTWRVKPKIKCELKVPLSLNGTSPCGFETTECHIDFDF, via the coding sequence ATGGCAGAGAAACCATCCCACTTGAATGGAGCATACTCCGGCCCCTCAGTTCCACCACCCAAGCGATACTATCGCCACAAAGCCAGCGACGACGAAGGGTGCGGCTGCCTTCTGAGTTTCCTCTTTAACCTCGTTCTATTTGCAGGCCTTGCCGTCCTCGTATTCTGGCTCATCTTTCACCCCAACAAGGTCAAGTTTCACGTCACCGATGCCTCTCTTACCCAGTTCAACTTAAACACCAACAACAGTACCACTACGCTACCCTACTATAATCTTGCCGTCGACATTACTGTCAGAAACCCCAACGAAAAGATCGGCATATACTACGACAGCATTGAAGCTGGGGCTTACTTCGAGGACCAGAAGTTTGGTTCGGCGACGCTTACCCCATTTTACCAAGGCCATAAGAATACGACTGTTTTGAATCCGGCGTTCAAAGGGCAGCAAGTGGTTTTGTTGGGAGCCGATGAGCTTTCAAAGCTTAATTCGGAGAAGAGTGCTGCTGGGGTTTTTGATATTGAAGTTAAGCTCTATCTTGGGATTAGGTTTAAGGTGGGTACGGTCAACACTTGGCGGGTTAAGCCGAAGATCAAGTGCGAGTTGAAAGTTCCTTTGAGTTTGAATGGAACATCACCATGTGGCTTTGAGACAACCGAGTGCCACattgattttgacttttga
- the LOC122275116 gene encoding NDR1/HIN1-like protein 3 encodes MSSDKQAQLNGAYYGPSVPPPRQSYHPGRRGRGCGCCGCLFRFLLGLIVSVVVTLGLAILIFWLIFRPNNIKFHVTDASLTKFNLTATNNLQYNLTLNITARNPNKKIGVYYERISATAYYEDQRFVSMDLEKFYQGHKNTSVLSPVFKGEKLLVLGANELSEFNAEKNAGVYNIDVKLYLRIKFKVGKIKTWRFKPKVKCELKLPLSASGTSSGGFETTKCDIDY; translated from the coding sequence ATGTCATCAGATAAACAAGCCCAATTGAATGGGGCGTACTATGGCCCCTCAGTCCCACCACCACGCCAATCCTACCACCCTGGTCGCCGTGGCAGAGGCTGCGGCTGCTGTGGCTGCCTGTTTAGATTCCTTTTGGGCCTCATAGTCTCTGTGGTTGTCACCCTTGGCCTTGCTATCCTTATCTTTTGGCTCATCTTTCGACCCAATAACATCAAGTTCCATGTCACGGACGCCTCGCTTACCAAGTTCAATTTAACCGCCACCAACAATCTCCAATACAACCTTACGCTCAACATTACCGCCAGAAACCCCAACAAGAAGATTGGAGTCTACTACGAACGCATCTCGGCCACGGCATACTACGAGGACCAGCGTTTCGTTTCAATGGATTTGGAGAAGTTCTACCAAGGGCACAAGAATACGAGTGTTTTGAGCCCGGTGTTTAAAGGCGAGAAATTGTTGGTGCTTGGGGCGAATGAGCTTTCGGAGTTCAATGCAGAAAAGAATGCTGGGGTTTACAACATTGACGTGAAGCTCTATCTCCGAATTAAGTTCAAGGTAGGAAAGATCAAGACATGGCGTTTTAAGCCCAAGGTCAAATGCGAATTGAAACTTCCTTTGAGTGCCAGTGGGACATCGTCAGGTGGTTTTGAGACTACCAAGTGCGACATCGATTACTGA
- the LOC122275082 gene encoding NDR1/HIN1-like protein 3 encodes MAETQAHLNGAYYGPSIPPRRKDYHRPGHGSSGCGCCGCLFGCLCDCILSLIFKIVFTVIVMIGLAALVIWLILRPNNLKFHVTDASLTQFNLSTTNNMLQYNLALNVTVRNPNKRIGIYYDNIQANAYYEDQRFDSKSLTRFYQGHKNTTVLSQVFDGQQLVSLGTSELSKFNSEKSNGIYGIVLKLRLRIRVKAGWIKIGHFKPKINCDLKVPLSSNGSSASSFETTKCSYDL; translated from the coding sequence ATGGCAGAAACTCAGGCTCACCTGAACGGTGCCTATTACGGTCCATCAATCCCTCCTCGCCGCAAAGACTACCACCGCCCCGGCCACGGCAGCAGTGGCTGCGGATGCTGTGGCTGCCTTTTCGGCTGCCTCTGCGACTGCATTTTGAGCCTCATTTTCAAAATCGTCTTCACTGTCATCGTCATGATTGGCCTCGCCGCCCTCGTCATCTGGCTCATCCTCCGCCCCAACAACCTCAAGTTCCACGTCACTGACGCCTCTCTGACGCAGTTCAATTTGAGCACCACCAACAACATGCTGCAATACAATCTGGCCCTGAACGTCACCGTCAGAAATCCCAACAAGAGGATTGGCATATATTACGACAACATCCAGGCCAATGCTTACTATGAAGATCAGAGATTTGATTCCAAGTCTTTGACCCGATTTTACCAAGGACACAAGAACACGACCGTCTTGAGCCAGGTGTTTGACGGACAGCAATTGGTGTCGCTGGGGACAAGTGAGCTATCCaagttcaactcagagaagagTAACGGGATCTACGGTATTGTTTTGAAGCTGAGACTCAGAATTAGGGTCAAGGCGGGTTGGATCAAGATTGGGCACTTCAAGCCCAAGATCAACTGCGACTTGAAGGTTCCTTTGAGTTCTAATGGATCGTCAGCAAGTAGCTTTGAGACTACCAAGTGCAGTTATGACCTCTGA